A genomic window from Syntrophobacterales bacterium includes:
- a CDS encoding enoyl-CoA hydratase/isomerase family protein, whose product MSLIKWQKTETVAVITMTNGENRHNPEFIESILSAFDEIESDADVFSVIITSDDPKNWSQGIDLQWMTAAIAENDLQGIRAFMYGLNRLFKRMLLYPMPIIAAINGHAFGDGSIMACACDFRFMKADRGYFCFPEIDINIPFLPGMLALTRKAIPEHKLQELILTGKRVGAPELEQSHVITKSCKDVEELLAESLLFAKSFTKKRPIFGEIKKRMYGYIIDAMDNEDPKFIEPLQLTM is encoded by the coding sequence ATGTCACTCATAAAATGGCAAAAAACGGAAACAGTCGCCGTGATCACGATGACCAATGGTGAAAACAGGCACAACCCGGAGTTTATCGAATCAATTCTTTCCGCTTTTGATGAGATAGAAAGTGATGCGGATGTATTTTCCGTGATAATAACGTCCGACGATCCGAAAAACTGGTCGCAGGGAATCGACCTGCAGTGGATGACTGCCGCCATTGCCGAAAACGACCTTCAGGGAATAAGGGCTTTCATGTACGGTCTCAACCGCCTGTTCAAGCGGATGCTTCTCTATCCCATGCCGATTATCGCAGCGATTAACGGCCACGCTTTCGGCGACGGGAGCATCATGGCCTGCGCCTGCGACTTTCGCTTCATGAAGGCGGACCGCGGCTATTTTTGTTTCCCGGAGATAGACATCAACATCCCTTTTCTTCCCGGCATGCTTGCCCTAACCCGCAAGGCGATTCCTGAACATAAGTTGCAGGAACTCATTTTGACGGGAAAAAGGGTCGGCGCTCCGGAGCTGGAGCAAAGTCATGTTATCACAAAATCCTGCAAGGACGTAGAAGAACTGCTGGCAGAGTCGCTTCTGTTTGCAAAATCCTTCACGAAGAAACGGCCGATCTTTGGTGAAATAAAAAAACGCATGTATGGATACATCATTGACGCCATGGATAATGAGGATCCCAAGTTTATCGAGCCGTTGCAGTTGACGATGTAG
- a CDS encoding ABC transporter substrate-binding protein — MIRSIFDKAKQFVPAVFVATILLIQANTGFAASPPTFKVGYLPITHSLAVVVADSLNRGKYSNLKPELVKFSSWPELLDAYNSGEIQAASELLVLALAGAERGVPEKVVALSHRYGDILTVTKNINSVRDLKGKRVAIPHRMSVHNILLSQALKKEGLSLKDVEWLEMPPPDMPAALARGDISGFIVAEPFGAKAIQAGFGKKLVNAKDIWPDYICCSLVVNPAFMKQYPAAVKEYVDSFTAAGRFIDSNRHKAIRIARQYMNIDEKVLEQSLRLDVTYSDLRIKRNEVEQLHKYALELNLLKKPVNLGEVIDYSLVAAPTRKGNK; from the coding sequence ATGATTAGAAGTATTTTTGACAAAGCGAAACAATTTGTCCCCGCTGTTTTTGTGGCGACGATATTGCTCATTCAGGCTAACACCGGCTTTGCGGCATCGCCGCCAACCTTCAAGGTCGGCTACCTGCCCATCACTCATTCACTCGCCGTGGTGGTAGCGGACAGCCTCAATCGCGGCAAATATAGCAATCTGAAACCGGAGTTGGTCAAATTCAGCTCCTGGCCGGAACTGCTGGATGCCTATAATTCCGGGGAAATACAGGCGGCATCAGAGTTACTGGTACTGGCTCTGGCCGGCGCCGAACGGGGTGTTCCTGAGAAGGTGGTGGCCCTTAGTCATCGTTATGGCGACATTCTGACCGTGACTAAGAATATTAATTCCGTTCGGGATCTCAAAGGAAAACGGGTAGCCATTCCTCACCGGATGTCAGTGCACAACATTCTGTTGTCACAGGCCCTGAAAAAGGAAGGCTTGTCTTTGAAAGATGTGGAGTGGCTCGAGATGCCGCCGCCCGATATGCCGGCAGCCCTGGCGCGGGGTGACATCAGCGGCTTCATTGTGGCAGAACCGTTCGGCGCCAAGGCGATTCAGGCCGGTTTCGGCAAGAAATTAGTTAATGCCAAAGATATCTGGCCTGACTACATCTGCTGCAGCCTGGTGGTCAATCCCGCCTTCATGAAGCAGTATCCGGCCGCAGTTAAGGAATATGTGGATAGCTTTACCGCTGCCGGTCGGTTCATCGACAGTAATCGGCATAAGGCAATCAGGATAGCCCGCCAGTATATGAACATCGACGAAAAGGTACTCGAACAATCCCTGAGGCTCGATGTTACTTACAGCGACCTCCGAATAAAACGTAATGAGGTGGAGCAGTTGCATAAATACGCCCTGGAACTGAATCTTCTCAAGAAGCCGGTTAACCTGGGTGAAGTTATCGATTACTCTCTGGTGGCGGCGCCGACCAGAAAAGGGAATAAATAA
- the cooS gene encoding anaerobic carbon-monoxide dehydrogenase catalytic subunit, producing the protein MVIQNKFPNKSDVIARTPDSAVRELLVHLEQAGIDTPFDRFDAQKPHCGFGLNGTCCKNCHMGPCRITPKSPRGVCGADAHLIVARNILRWTAAGAAAHGARGREVMLALSGAANGTLDLPILGPEKVIATAKAFGIFAEEKTIKELAGQIALILLDDMCRIVPGPHRTLEAMAPPERLRVWKEMNILPIGAYHEVFEALHRTTTGTDGDWENVMRQTLRCGLAFAWSSVVGSAIAMDCLYGLPKRGRISTNVGAITEDTVNIAVHGHSPVLVAAIVKASRSGDLIDEAKEVGASGIRLYGICCSGHSALARFGDITPLTNAMGAELVLATGALDLWVADVQDVFPGIMDVAACFHTRVVTTSDSARLPGAEHIAFDHHHSNLAQADQLAEQIVRRGIQAYGERQSGKVFIPKARMEAEVGFSVENILATFSGADVLLEHLKSGRIRGVVNLVGCNNPKVVYEEAVVKVADELIAHDVLVFTNGCAAYSLLKLGFCLPEGLAAAGTGLNEAFTSHQLPPVWHMGECLDNARASAFFSVIANALGEPLKRLPLAFSSPEWANEKGLGAAMAFRLLGLNSYHCIAPPMYGSDKVTKFIYEDTRELLGAVMVVDSDPVALAQRIIADFDERRAALGWQESAAPATNRLSALQQEKEHPNARWHGLTHTHDHHDTKEHDHD; encoded by the coding sequence ATGGTCATACAGAATAAATTTCCAAATAAGTCTGATGTCATAGCACGTACTCCCGATTCCGCAGTACGTGAATTACTCGTCCATCTGGAGCAGGCTGGCATCGATACTCCTTTTGATCGTTTCGATGCCCAGAAACCGCACTGCGGTTTCGGATTAAACGGTACCTGCTGCAAGAACTGCCATATGGGGCCTTGCCGGATAACTCCCAAAAGTCCAAGGGGAGTCTGCGGCGCCGACGCCCATCTGATCGTGGCTCGCAACATTTTGCGCTGGACTGCCGCCGGTGCGGCAGCACACGGCGCCAGAGGTCGTGAGGTAATGTTGGCCCTCAGTGGAGCGGCGAACGGCACTCTTGATCTGCCCATTCTCGGCCCAGAGAAGGTCATTGCCACCGCCAAAGCCTTCGGCATCTTTGCCGAGGAAAAGACGATTAAGGAACTGGCTGGCCAGATTGCCCTGATTTTGTTGGACGATATGTGCCGCATCGTGCCGGGGCCACACCGGACCTTGGAAGCCATGGCCCCGCCTGAACGCTTGAGGGTCTGGAAGGAGATGAATATCCTGCCGATTGGCGCATATCACGAGGTATTTGAGGCATTGCACCGCACTACAACCGGTACCGACGGCGACTGGGAGAACGTGATGCGCCAAACGCTCCGCTGCGGTCTCGCTTTTGCCTGGAGCAGTGTGGTTGGCTCGGCCATCGCTATGGACTGCCTCTACGGCCTCCCCAAGCGGGGACGGATTAGCACGAATGTGGGAGCCATAACTGAGGACACGGTAAATATCGCTGTGCATGGCCACTCACCAGTGCTGGTAGCCGCCATCGTCAAGGCCAGTCGGAGCGGCGACTTGATTGATGAGGCAAAAGAAGTCGGTGCTTCGGGCATAAGGCTCTACGGCATCTGCTGTTCCGGCCACTCGGCACTGGCCAGGTTTGGCGATATAACGCCACTAACCAACGCCATGGGTGCGGAACTGGTGCTGGCTACCGGCGCCCTTGATCTCTGGGTGGCTGACGTACAGGATGTTTTTCCGGGAATCATGGATGTGGCTGCTTGCTTCCATACCCGGGTAGTGACCACCAGCGATTCGGCCAGACTCCCCGGCGCCGAACATATTGCCTTCGATCATCACCACAGCAATCTGGCTCAGGCAGACCAACTGGCAGAACAGATCGTGAGGCGAGGCATCCAGGCCTATGGTGAACGCCAAAGCGGCAAGGTTTTTATTCCCAAGGCCCGCATGGAAGCGGAGGTCGGTTTTTCGGTGGAAAACATCTTGGCTACCTTCAGCGGTGCTGATGTTTTGCTGGAGCACCTGAAAAGTGGGCGCATCCGTGGCGTGGTGAACCTGGTGGGATGCAACAACCCCAAGGTGGTTTATGAAGAGGCCGTAGTGAAGGTGGCTGACGAATTGATCGCCCACGATGTACTGGTGTTTACCAACGGCTGCGCCGCCTATTCCCTCTTGAAGCTAGGCTTCTGCCTGCCGGAAGGTCTGGCTGCGGCTGGTACCGGTCTGAATGAGGCGTTTACATCCCATCAGCTCCCGCCGGTCTGGCACATGGGAGAATGCCTGGACAATGCCCGGGCCTCGGCATTTTTTAGCGTTATTGCCAATGCCTTAGGAGAGCCGCTCAAGCGTCTGCCGCTCGCCTTCTCCAGTCCTGAGTGGGCCAACGAAAAGGGGCTCGGAGCAGCAATGGCGTTCCGCCTTCTGGGGCTCAACTCATACCATTGCATTGCTCCGCCGATGTATGGCTCGGATAAGGTTACGAAATTCATCTATGAGGATACCCGGGAACTGCTCGGCGCCGTCATGGTGGTCGATTCGGATCCGGTCGCGCTGGCTCAGCGGATCATTGCCGATTTTGATGAACGGCGGGCCGCACTTGGCTGGCAAGAAAGTGCTGCACCGGCAACAAACAGGCTGTCGGCATTGCAGCAAGAGAAAGAGCATCCCAATGCCCGTTGGCATGGACTAACACATACCCATGACCATCATGATACAAAGGAGCATGACCATGATTAG
- a CDS encoding Rrf2 family transcriptional regulator, translating into MIAKKTKYALKAMINLAMLYDKGPILIADLAREEKIPKKFLELILLTLKNHGILQSKKGKGGGYYLGKSPAEVSMGTLIRIFEGPLAPVPCVSESAYETCSECRDEQTCGIRLLMREVRDATAKILDNESLADVLERVAKAQEKKEGISNYVI; encoded by the coding sequence ATGATAGCTAAGAAAACAAAATATGCCCTTAAGGCCATGATTAACCTTGCCATGCTTTATGACAAGGGGCCAATCCTTATTGCCGATTTGGCCAGGGAGGAAAAGATTCCGAAAAAGTTTTTGGAGCTGATTCTCCTTACATTGAAAAACCACGGCATCCTTCAGAGCAAGAAAGGAAAGGGCGGCGGCTATTACTTAGGCAAATCTCCGGCGGAGGTCAGTATGGGAACGCTGATCCGTATATTTGAGGGTCCATTGGCGCCGGTTCCTTGCGTGAGCGAATCGGCATACGAAACGTGCAGTGAGTGCAGGGACGAGCAAACATGCGGCATTCGTCTCTTGATGAGGGAAGTCCGGGACGCCACAGCAAAAATTTTGGACAACGAGAGCCTGGCGGACGTGCTGGAACGGGTTGCAAAAGCGCAAGAGAAAAAAGAGGGAATTTCAAACTATGTTATTTAA
- the lptG gene encoding LPS export ABC transporter permease LptG produces MTMKILDRYLLKEYLRNMLLIAIIFVFLFLTIDFFEKIRMFLSNHANLEQMLAYSLLQVPIALSQTLPAVVLLSALITFGNLSRHSEIIALKANGISLFRFAVPTLGVALLTALAIFLLNEWITPYAYARADYIRYVEVQKRPSPGSFNQGQIWYRGEKGIYNFRMFDAGANSLQGITIYYLDRQMNLLQRLDAKKGEWKEGKWLFYDLLITRFEGGDFPVISRLKKQTADIPETPADFKIVQKDAEAMGYLELRRYIKKLQAEGYNATRYLVELQGKIAFPLISIILFVIGFSFSLRSERSGGIAAGIGAGLIIGFSYWIVFAFGISLGRSGALSPILAAWFANILFGLGSVFLLSRVKS; encoded by the coding sequence ATGACCATGAAAATTCTCGACCGCTATCTGCTGAAAGAATACCTGCGCAACATGCTTTTAATTGCCATTATCTTTGTCTTTCTTTTTCTCACCATCGATTTCTTCGAAAAAATCAGAATGTTTCTCAGCAACCACGCCAACTTGGAGCAGATGCTCGCCTACTCCCTCCTGCAAGTCCCGATTGCCCTGTCGCAAACGCTCCCCGCCGTCGTTTTACTGTCGGCGCTGATCACGTTCGGCAATCTGTCGCGTCACAGCGAGATCATCGCCCTGAAGGCCAATGGCATCAGCCTGTTCCGTTTTGCCGTCCCGACCCTGGGCGTCGCGCTTCTGACCGCGCTGGCGATTTTCCTCCTCAACGAATGGATTACCCCCTACGCCTATGCAAGAGCTGACTATATCCGCTATGTTGAGGTGCAAAAACGACCCAGCCCGGGAAGCTTCAATCAGGGGCAGATCTGGTACCGGGGCGAGAAAGGCATTTACAATTTCCGCATGTTTGATGCCGGCGCCAACTCGCTGCAGGGGATAACCATCTACTATCTCGACCGCCAGATGAATCTGTTGCAACGCCTCGACGCCAAAAAAGGGGAATGGAAAGAGGGAAAGTGGCTTTTTTACGATCTGCTGATCACCCGGTTCGAAGGCGGCGATTTTCCGGTCATTTCCAGGCTGAAAAAGCAAACAGCCGATATCCCCGAAACGCCTGCTGATTTCAAGATCGTGCAGAAAGATGCGGAGGCCATGGGCTATTTGGAGTTGAGGCGATATATCAAAAAGCTGCAGGCGGAAGGGTACAACGCCACCCGCTATCTTGTCGAGCTTCAGGGCAAAATCGCCTTCCCGCTGATCAGCATCATCCTGTTCGTGATCGGTTTTTCCTTCTCGCTGCGCTCGGAAAGGAGCGGCGGGATCGCCGCCGGGATCGGAGCCGGATTAATCATCGGCTTTTCCTACTGGATAGTCTTTGCCTTCGGGATTTCGCTCGGACGTTCGGGAGCGCTTTCTCCCATCCTCGCCGCCTGGTTTGCCAATATCCTTTTCGGCTTGGGGTCGGTTTTTCTTTTGTCCAGAGTAAAAAGCTGA
- a CDS encoding periplasmic heavy metal sensor has translation MKRMQKGKTLLALAVVAALGVGSYAYADWGKGSGRNTGEYGRGYGPGMMGEPEEGCGNWGNFSDEDAAKLEKERAAFLDATQKTRQELYAKKLELRAEFVREKPDAEKAARLQKEISELEGQFEQKRIEHMLVVRKAIPNAGRGFVGRGMMDYGAAEGAPCGR, from the coding sequence ATGAAACGGATGCAAAAAGGTAAGACTCTATTGGCTTTAGCGGTGGTTGCGGCATTGGGAGTAGGATCGTACGCGTATGCCGATTGGGGCAAAGGTTCCGGCCGCAATACGGGTGAATACGGCAGGGGTTATGGCCCGGGGATGATGGGTGAACCCGAAGAGGGATGCGGCAACTGGGGGAATTTCAGCGACGAGGACGCAGCGAAGCTGGAAAAGGAAAGGGCGGCCTTTTTAGATGCGACCCAAAAGACCCGACAGGAGCTTTACGCCAAAAAGCTTGAGTTAAGAGCTGAATTTGTCAGGGAAAAGCCCGATGCCGAGAAGGCTGCTCGTCTCCAGAAAGAGATCTCCGAACTGGAGGGGCAGTTTGAGCAAAAGCGGATTGAGCACATGCTTGTCGTCAGAAAAGCCATTCCCAATGCCGGCAGGGGTTTTGTCGGCAGAGGGATGATGGATTACGGCGCCGCAGAAGGCGCTCCCTGCGGACGGTAA
- a CDS encoding SHOCT domain-containing protein codes for MKKYFAAVIMTIGVLSLASAGEAFYGLRGGGCLGPLNFGYGGMFMGMILLIVLIAAAIWFFTRGAGSRNYGQFQRETPLDILKKRYARGEIAKEEFDRSKKDLEA; via the coding sequence ATGAAAAAATATTTTGCAGCGGTTATAATGACGATAGGCGTTTTGTCCCTGGCCAGCGCCGGGGAGGCTTTCTACGGTCTGCGGGGGGGCGGATGCCTGGGGCCGTTGAATTTTGGCTACGGAGGAATGTTTATGGGAATGATTCTTTTGATTGTTTTAATTGCGGCGGCGATCTGGTTTTTTACCCGCGGCGCCGGAAGCAGGAATTATGGGCAATTTCAGCGGGAAACCCCGCTCGACATACTGAAAAAACGCTATGCCAGAGGCGAGATTGCCAAGGAAGAGTTTGACAGGAGCAAAAAGGATCTGGAGGCGTAA
- a CDS encoding DUF4143 domain-containing protein, giving the protein MNKFSSSRTLLDLLKLIAFQVGSEVSLNELATQVKLDVKTVGRYLDILEKAFVIVRLGGFSRNLRNEVTSKAKYYFLDNGIRNAIIGQYNLLDSRNDIGALWENFLVAERLKKRSYTGIYGNIYFWRTYDGKEVDYVEERDGGLFGFECKWTKKKKDKPPKKWLESYPGATFELVTSDNYLDFIG; this is encoded by the coding sequence GTGAATAAGTTCAGCTCATCCCGCACGCTTCTGGATCTCCTGAAATTGATCGCCTTTCAGGTAGGAAGCGAAGTGTCCCTTAATGAATTGGCGACCCAGGTAAAGCTTGATGTAAAAACCGTCGGTCGGTATCTGGATATCCTGGAAAAGGCATTCGTTATTGTGCGGCTGGGAGGATTCAGCCGCAATCTGCGCAACGAGGTGACCAGCAAGGCAAAATACTATTTCTTGGATAATGGGATTCGCAACGCTATCATCGGCCAGTACAACCTACTTGATTCCCGTAATGACATCGGTGCTTTGTGGGAGAACTTCCTTGTCGCCGAGCGGCTGAAAAAACGATCGTACACCGGGATATACGGCAACATTTATTTTTGGCGCACATACGATGGGAAAGAGGTTGACTATGTCGAGGAGCGCGATGGCGGGCTGTTCGGTTTCGAGTGCAAATGGACGAAGAAAAAGAAGGACAAGCCACCTAAAAAATGGCTTGAATCCTATCCGGGTGCGACGTTCGAACTGGTTACATCAGACAACTATCTGGATTTTATAGGATAG
- a CDS encoding ABC transporter permease, with protein sequence MRRFTSLLLPALTFLALLGTWHIAAGLRIYPEYLFPSPLSVALGILELFRSGDLWPYVRVSMLRFGAGYGAAVILAFPLGLLFGRCLLLWRAFDPLVQVLRPVSPIAWFPLVSLWFGIGNLPAVVIIFLAAFYPILLSTVAAVRNVPSLYLKVAANFGASRGKTIWGVIIPAAFPQITVGFHIAIGSAWVFLVAGEMLGVRSGLGYLIIDSRNNLRTDLVIVGIILIGLSGLVIDRAMGLVERSVKRQWGDA encoded by the coding sequence ATGCGACGCTTTACTTCCCTCCTTCTGCCAGCGCTCACCTTCCTGGCACTGCTGGGGACTTGGCATATAGCTGCCGGACTGCGGATCTATCCGGAGTACCTCTTCCCGTCCCCTCTATCGGTTGCGCTTGGCATCCTGGAGCTATTTCGAAGCGGAGATCTCTGGCCGTATGTCCGGGTCAGTATGCTCCGCTTCGGGGCAGGCTACGGAGCTGCCGTGATATTGGCATTTCCCCTGGGCTTGCTGTTTGGCCGCTGTCTGCTGCTCTGGAGGGCGTTTGATCCATTGGTTCAGGTGCTCCGCCCGGTGTCGCCCATCGCCTGGTTTCCCCTGGTCAGTCTCTGGTTCGGCATCGGCAACCTCCCGGCGGTGGTGATCATCTTTCTGGCGGCATTCTATCCGATCTTGCTTTCCACGGTTGCTGCGGTGCGCAATGTACCATCGCTTTACCTCAAGGTGGCCGCTAATTTTGGTGCATCCCGCGGAAAGACCATCTGGGGTGTCATCATACCGGCGGCATTCCCCCAGATAACGGTAGGCTTTCATATTGCTATCGGGTCTGCCTGGGTATTTCTTGTGGCAGGAGAGATGTTGGGAGTCCGCTCAGGGCTCGGCTACCTGATCATCGACAGCCGGAACAACCTGCGCACTGATCTGGTCATTGTCGGTATTATCCTGATCGGTCTGTCGGGTCTGGTTATTGATCGGGCGATGGGATTAGTAGAGCGCTCGGTAAAGCGTCAGTGGGGTGATGCGTGA
- a CDS encoding ABC transporter ATP-binding protein, with protein sequence MTTPHSTKISLQNLEKCFTTAQGVVQTALSSVDLEIQTGEFVCLIGPSGCGKTTLINLMAGFEKPSHGLILIDGKPVTGPDREHIMIFQDYGLYPWRTVLGNVLFGLQARGVSAGEARARAMETLELVGLRQASEKHPHELSGGMKQRVAIARAIAVEPSVLLMDEPFAALDAFSRLHLQDELLRLWQEKGPTIIFVTHDLDEAIALGQRVVLMAPAPGRIQRILEVSLPHPRELTRDDFAMFRRELFNEFRLVHQQALQDAEYSI encoded by the coding sequence GTGACAACACCGCATTCAACAAAAATATCGCTCCAGAACCTGGAGAAGTGTTTCACCACAGCTCAGGGCGTGGTGCAGACGGCATTAAGTTCTGTTGATCTGGAAATACAGACCGGAGAATTTGTCTGCCTGATCGGTCCCAGCGGCTGCGGAAAAACGACTCTTATCAACCTCATGGCCGGCTTTGAAAAACCATCCCATGGATTGATCTTAATCGACGGCAAGCCGGTTACCGGTCCTGATCGCGAACATATCATGATCTTCCAGGATTACGGGCTCTATCCTTGGCGCACGGTATTGGGGAATGTCCTCTTTGGCCTGCAGGCCAGGGGAGTGTCGGCTGGCGAGGCGCGGGCAAGGGCAATGGAGACGCTGGAACTGGTGGGGCTGCGCCAGGCATCAGAAAAACATCCTCATGAACTTTCCGGCGGCATGAAACAGCGGGTTGCGATTGCCCGTGCTATAGCCGTGGAACCGAGCGTCCTTTTAATGGACGAACCATTCGCGGCACTGGATGCTTTTTCCCGGCTGCACCTGCAGGATGAACTGCTACGCCTCTGGCAGGAGAAAGGACCAACTATCATATTTGTTACTCATGATTTGGATGAGGCAATTGCCCTTGGACAGCGTGTAGTGCTCATGGCTCCAGCTCCCGGAAGAATTCAGCGCATACTCGAAGTTAGTCTGCCTCACCCGCGGGAGCTTACGCGCGACGACTTCGCGATGTTTCGCCGTGAGCTTTTCAACGAATTCCGCTTGGTGCATCAACAGGCTTTGCAGGATGCCGAATACTCGATCTGA
- the lptF gene encoding LPS export ABC transporter permease LptF yields the protein MKQGLMFKIINRYILREIVVPFFMILAVLTFVLLMGKILQVMDLMVNKGISFLDIFRLIIFLVPGFLVYTVPISLLIAILIGVGRLSGDNEWTVLRMSGLSLLQLSRPIARVAFAAFLITLATTLFLVPKGNLASRSLLFEIARSGAGVGIHEKIFIDYFKDILLYADRIPAQGDFLEGIFISDNHLGKEANTVIARRASLISDPDRRYITLRLEDGSTHTVDKNLNTYRKADFRFYDMKLEIGAAIAGDEGRRKSSAEMTFPELKRMVNDRSLKDVEIRELLIELNKKLAIPLSCLIFPLLGIPLGMRAHRSVRTRGFIAGVFLVMIYYLLRLIGEGLVESGKIAPFVGVWTPNALFAVAGTLLFFSSAREKTLLNFFSTRKTKE from the coding sequence ATGAAGCAAGGATTGATGTTCAAAATTATCAACCGCTACATCCTGAGGGAAATAGTCGTTCCCTTTTTCATGATCCTCGCGGTGCTGACCTTCGTGCTCCTCATGGGCAAGATCCTGCAGGTGATGGATCTGATGGTCAACAAGGGGATTTCTTTTCTCGATATCTTCCGGCTGATTATCTTTCTTGTCCCCGGTTTTCTCGTTTATACGGTGCCAATCTCCCTTTTGATCGCCATCCTGATCGGGGTGGGCAGGCTATCCGGCGATAATGAATGGACCGTGCTGCGCATGTCCGGCCTTAGCCTGCTGCAGCTTTCGCGGCCGATCGCCCGCGTTGCCTTTGCGGCCTTTCTGATAACCCTGGCAACAACGCTTTTTCTTGTCCCCAAGGGCAATCTCGCCTCCCGGTCGCTGCTTTTTGAGATAGCCCGCAGCGGCGCCGGCGTCGGCATCCATGAAAAGATCTTTATCGACTACTTCAAGGATATTCTGCTGTACGCGGACAGGATTCCCGCGCAGGGCGATTTTCTGGAGGGAATCTTCATCTCCGACAATCATCTGGGAAAGGAGGCAAACACGGTGATCGCCCGCCGGGCATCTCTCATCTCCGATCCCGATAGACGTTATATAACGCTCCGGCTGGAAGACGGCAGCACGCATACCGTAGATAAAAATCTGAACACCTACCGCAAGGCTGATTTTCGTTTTTATGATATGAAGCTGGAAATCGGCGCCGCAATCGCCGGGGATGAGGGCAGACGCAAGTCCAGCGCGGAGATGACCTTCCCCGAATTGAAGCGCATGGTTAACGACCGGAGCCTTAAAGACGTGGAAATAAGAGAGCTGCTGATTGAGTTAAATAAAAAGCTCGCAATCCCGCTCTCCTGCCTGATCTTCCCGCTGCTCGGAATTCCGCTGGGAATGAGGGCCCACCGCTCCGTTCGCACCCGCGGCTTTATTGCAGGCGTGTTTTTGGTGATGATCTACTACCTGCTGCGGCTGATCGGCGAGGGGCTGGTCGAATCCGGCAAAATCGCCCCTTTTGTCGGCGTCTGGACGCCCAACGCCCTCTTTGCCGTTGCCGGGACTTTGCTATTTTTCAGCTCGGCCCGCGAAAAAACGCTGCTGAACTTTTTCAGCACTCGAAAAACCAAAGAATGA
- a CDS encoding glycosyltransferase, which yields MRTIEDYRKIVGDEVISEIYNKAKKLYGKNILHVNSTYIGGGVAEILNSLLPLLNDAGLDADWKVLHGNADFFTITKKFHNAMQGASINLSNMKKQLYLQTNENFSVYTHINHDCVIVHDPQPLPLIKYYKKRQPWIWRCHVDLSNINSEMYDFIKGYILKYDLAIISNEKYRMKNLPVEQKIVYPAIDPLSPKNMELSKRDIAKYLNKFGIKTDKPLLAQISRFDVWKDPEGVLDAFMLVKNEIECRLVLCGGMAMDDPESQAIYERVFKKAEKMIATGDVILITLENNILVNALQRSASVIIQKSIREGFALTVSEALWKGTPVVASNVGGIPTQIIDGVNGFLVEPSDTAKFANRIIEILKNPDTAKNMGEKGRETVRTKFLTTRCLIDHLDILNEIMA from the coding sequence ATGAGAACAATAGAGGATTACAGAAAGATCGTGGGGGATGAAGTAATCAGTGAAATTTACAACAAGGCAAAGAAACTTTACGGGAAAAATATTCTGCATGTCAATTCCACATATATTGGAGGCGGCGTTGCCGAAATACTAAACAGCCTTCTGCCGCTCTTGAACGATGCCGGTCTGGATGCAGACTGGAAGGTGCTGCATGGCAATGCTGACTTCTTCACCATCACCAAAAAATTCCATAACGCGATGCAGGGGGCAAGCATCAACCTCAGCAACATGAAAAAACAGTTGTACCTTCAGACCAATGAAAATTTTTCCGTCTATACGCATATCAATCATGACTGCGTGATTGTGCATGACCCTCAGCCTCTTCCGTTGATAAAATATTACAAAAAAAGGCAGCCCTGGATATGGCGATGCCATGTGGATTTATCCAATATAAACAGCGAAATGTACGATTTCATCAAAGGGTATATCTTAAAATACGACCTTGCCATCATCAGCAATGAAAAGTATCGGATGAAAAATCTGCCGGTTGAACAAAAAATCGTCTATCCGGCCATAGACCCATTATCCCCCAAAAACATGGAACTCTCAAAAAGAGACATTGCCAAATATCTCAATAAATTTGGGATAAAGACTGATAAGCCATTATTGGCGCAGATATCGAGATTTGATGTCTGGAAAGATCCGGAAGGGGTGCTGGATGCCTTTATGCTTGTCAAAAATGAGATCGAATGCAGACTGGTACTCTGTGGGGGAATGGCGATGGACGACCCTGAATCTCAGGCCATTTATGAAAGAGTTTTTAAGAAAGCAGAAAAGATGATTGCAACCGGCGATGTTATCCTGATCACGCTCGAAAATAACATTCTTGTAAACGCCCTGCAGCGAAGCGCCTCCGTTATCATACAAAAGTCCATAAGGGAAGGCTTTGCACTGACCGTGTCGGAGGCTTTATGGAAAGGAACGCCGGTCGTAGCCTCCAATGTAGGGGGAATTCCAACGCAGATAATCGACGGGGTTAACGGTTTTTTGGTTGAGCCCTCCGACACGGCCAAGTTTGCCAATAGAATCATTGAAATCTTGAAAAACCCTGATACGGCAAAGAATATGGGAGAAAAAGGGCGGGAAACAGTCAGAACCAAATTCCTTACCACCCGTTGTCTGATTGATCATTTAGACATTCTCAATGAAATTATGGCCTGA